The Synergistes jonesii genomic sequence TGATGGATGAAACCTACCGCGACATGTTCAAAGATGAAGCGCTGCCTGTGTCCGCATCTCTGTCGAAGAAGGTCGTATCCATCTCCTCTCTCTCCAAGACTTATGGCATACCAGGCGTCCGCATCGGCTGGGCCGTGTGTCAGGATAAGAATATGATGGACATGCTCATCTGCGCTAAGGAGCAAGTCTGTATCGGCGGCAGCGTCGTCGACGAGTACATCGGCTGGGTCGCGCTCTCGCAGAAGGAAGAGTGGATAAAGAAAAACGATGCCCTCATCGCCCGCCACTTCGCCATAGTCAAAGAATGGGTGAACAATGACGAATTTATCGAGTGGGTTGAGCCGCGCGCGGCCTGTACCTGCTTCCCGCGCATCAAAGAGTCAGCCGGCGTTGATATAAAAAAATTCTACAAGATCATGAACGAAAAATACGGCACATACATAGGCCCCGGCCACTGGTTCGGTTTCGACGACCGCTACATGCGCATAGGATACGCCTGGCCGCTGGAGGAGGAACTTAAAGCAGGCCTCGCGGGCATATCGGCGTCGATAAGGGAAGCGAGAGGATAGAAGAGAAGTCGGTCGAAGGGCGTCGACGCGGCCTTCGGCCATTTTTAGAAAGGTGAAGCCCATGAATAGATATCCGCTGCTTGAGATAGACAGGAACGTTATCAGACGCAACGCAGGCATACTTCTTCGTGAATGCAGAAAGAGAGGCGTCGAGCCCTTCGCCGTGCTGAAAGGTTTCAACGCTATCCCCGAGATAAGGGACGCGCTGCTTGAAGCGGGGTATAAGACCCTCGCGAGCTCAAGGCTGCCGCATCTGGCCGCCGTGAAAGAAGCGGGACTTCCGGTAAAGACGCTTGGGCTGCGCATCCCGATGCTCTCCGAAGCGGCCGACGTCGTAAAGCTCTGCGATATCAGCCTCAACTCCGAAATTGAAACCATGCGCGCGCTCGACCGCGCGGCGGAGACTGCCGACGTCGTCCACAATGTGATCCTGATGAGGGATCTCGGCGACTTGCGGGAAGGGATTTTTGACAGCCGTGAATTTATCGAGACGGCGGTCTACATTGAGCGGGAACTCAAAAACCTGCGCCTTTACGGCGCGGGTACAAACCTCACCTGCTACGGCTCCGTCATTCCGACGGCAGAAAACCTCTCCCTGCTTTCCGCCGATGCAATGAAAATAGAAGAAGTCATCGGCAGGGAGCTTGAAGTTGTATCGGGCGGCGGCACCACCTCCATACCGCTCATGATGAGCGGCGGAATGCCTAAAAAGATAAACAACCTTCGCATAGGCGAGGCCAACGTCGTCCCCTGCGACTTCATCGAACGCGGGCAGTGTCCGATAGAAGGCCTTTCAAACAGAGGCCTCGTGCTTAAAGCGGAGATAATCGAGATAGGCGAAAAACCCACTCACCCGATAGGAAAGCTGGGGACAAACTGCTTCGGCTCATACGTCCATTATGAAGACCGCGGCGTCGCCGCCGCGCGCTGCTGGCCATAGGTGCGTTCGACATCGGCGATGC encodes the following:
- a CDS encoding pyridoxal phosphate-dependent aminotransferase codes for the protein MKYTRMPIEKESPEQFGYDKIKNNLTETSVRDRNIKDLGLVIDDLLLPYGDHFGYKPLRELIAKQSGIEDPDCVIVTAGAASALFLVASSLLEPGSHMIVARPNYGTNIATPEAIGADISYLDQKFEDGFRVDIERLESLIRADTKYISLTNPHNPTGTLMSLAEVKKVIAIAERHNVWLLMDETYRDMFKDEALPVSASLSKKVVSISSLSKTYGIPGVRIGWAVCQDKNMMDMLICAKEQVCIGGSVVDEYIGWVALSQKEEWIKKNDALIARHFAIVKEWVNNDEFIEWVEPRAACTCFPRIKESAGVDIKKFYKIMNEKYGTYIGPGHWFGFDDRYMRIGYAWPLEEELKAGLAGISASIREARG
- a CDS encoding alanine racemase — translated: MNRYPLLEIDRNVIRRNAGILLRECRKRGVEPFAVLKGFNAIPEIRDALLEAGYKTLASSRLPHLAAVKEAGLPVKTLGLRIPMLSEAADVVKLCDISLNSEIETMRALDRAAETADVVHNVILMRDLGDLREGIFDSREFIETAVYIERELKNLRLYGAGTNLTCYGSVIPTAENLSLLSADAMKIEEVIGRELEVVSGGGTTSIPLMMSGGMPKKINNLRIGEANVVPCDFIERGQCPIEGLSNRGLVLKAEIIEIGEKPTHPIGKLGTNCFGSYVHYEDRGVAAARCWP